The segment CTCCTAAAAAAGCTGCAAAGAAAAAATCGGCTCGTAAGCCTAATGCGGCGTTCATGAAAGCGCTTACTCCAAGTGCTGATCTCGGTGCTGTAATTGGTGCAAAACCAGTTCCACGTACAGAAGCAGTTAAGAAAATCTGGGTTTATATTAAAGCCAATAAATTACAGGACAGCAAAAACAAACGCATGATCAATGCTGATGCAAAACTGAAAGCTGTATTTGGCGGTAAAGCACAGGTATCAATGTTTGATATGGCAAAACATTTGTCAAATCATTTGAAATAAACTACTTGCCAGCAAGTAAAAGAGGGCGTTGTAAAACGCCCTCTTTTTATTTTATATAACCTGAAAGATTATTGCTTCAGTGAAGTGCCGCATCCATGAAGTACTCTCGGTTTTTCATCGTTCTTTAGTTTGAGTGTTAAATGCACGGTGTAAGCAGAGCTGTCACCCGACATATCGTTGATGCAAACTTTATTCATGATCTGCAATTCAAGTTTCCCCATCTCTGTTTC is part of the Lacibacter sediminis genome and harbors:
- a CDS encoding SWIB/MDM2 domain-containing protein, with translation MATKKAKKAAPKKAAKKAVKKAAPKKAAKKAAPKKAVKKAAPKKAAKKAAPKKAAKKKSARKPNAAFMKALTPSADLGAVIGAKPVPRTEAVKKIWVYIKANKLQDSKNKRMINADAKLKAVFGGKAQVSMFDMAKHLSNHLK